Proteins from a genomic interval of Zingiber officinale cultivar Zhangliang chromosome 1B, Zo_v1.1, whole genome shotgun sequence:
- the LOC122041794 gene encoding phospholipase A1-II 5-like yields MERNGGAAATATPSWEELLGSNNWSGLLSPLDEALRDHLLRCGSFCQIAGDSFISDSQSNNVGKCRYSPASILRQLFFKETADYVVDVLSNVDGYLYTTIVLETNWMGYVAVSSDDLYERTGRREIYVAWRGTSRPLEWLVDLDISLVPFGGEGDVKIMKGWRDIYTTKNIIEQIPSAQEKLKAVIKEYVDLYKDQNPSIICVGHSLGGSLAIVSAFDIANSGLSEINGNDHIQVCAVAFDAPRVGNQAFNDALEKLPKTKVLRINNIKDIVAYWPPCDGYVDTGKILHINSEESTFLKSKGDYEGDQLLAKIAQWHALQVILHTVTGWSTEFDNDSKLVKARLPLVNRSAGHLKAEQRVLEGWWVEKNKGMAYDKEKDIWYERPVQWNE; encoded by the coding sequence ATGGAGAGAAATGGTGGTGCTGCTGCAACGGCCACGCCCTCATGGGAGGAGCTCCTCGGATCCAACAATTGGTCCGGCCTCCTGTCCCCGCTCGACGAAGCCCTCCGCGATCACCTCCTCCGGTGTGGCAGCTTCTGCCAGATCGCCGGAGACTCCTTCATTTCCGATAGTCAGTCCAATAACGTCGGCAAGTGCCGCTACTCTCCTGCCAGCATCCTCCGCCAACTTTTCTTCAAGGAAACCGCGGATTACGTAGTCGACGTACTGTCCAACGTCGACGGCTACCTCTACACCACCATAGTCCTAGAGACCAACTGGATGGGCTACGTCGCCGTCTCCAGCGACGACCTCTACGAAAGAACTGGCCGCCGTGAGATCTACGTCGCGTGGCGCGGTACGAGCCGGCCGCTGGAATGGTTGGTGGACTTGGACATTTCTCTCGTGCCATTCGGCGGCGAGGGCGATGTTAAGATCATGAAAGGCTGGAGAGACATCTACACCACGAAAAATATAATCGAACAGATTCCCAGCGCACAGGAGAAGTTAAAAGCTGTGATAAAAGAGTACGTGGATTTGTACAAAGATCAGAATCCGTCCATCATCTGCGTCGGTCACAGCCTCGGCGGCTCCCTCGCCATAGTCAGCGCTTTTGATATAGCGAACAGCGGACTGTCCGAGATCAACGGCAATGATCATATTCAGGTATGCGCTGTGGCGTTCGATGCCCCCAGAGTCGGGAACCAGGCGTTCAATGACGCCTTGGAGAAACTACCGAAGACAAAAGTTTTAAGAATCAACAATATTAAGGACATTGTCGCCTATTGGCCGCCGTGTGATGGCTACGTCGACACCGGTAAAATTTTGCACATTAATTCTGAGGAATCAACGTTCTTGAAGAGTAAGGGAGACTACGAAGGAGATCAACTGCTTGCGAAAATAGCTCAGTGGCACGCGCTGCAAGTGATTCTACACACCGTGACCGGCTGGAGCACAGAATTCGACAACGACTCCAAGCTTGTGAAGGCGAGACTGCCGCTGGTGAACAGGTCAGCGGGGCATTTGAAGGCTGAGCAGAGAGTGCTCGAGGGGTGGTGGGTAgagaaaaacaaagggatggcATACGATAAGGAAAAGGACATATGGTACGAGAGACCGGTGCAGTGGAACGAATAG